A genome region from Choloepus didactylus isolate mChoDid1 chromosome 14, mChoDid1.pri, whole genome shotgun sequence includes the following:
- the LOC119508908 gene encoding translation initiation factor IF-2-like — translation MATSLVCACSPRIWSLDSGCVPRPLLPLTGVLLAPPRRPGPRLRLRWSAPEPRRPAGSPSPGGPVGRSAGISQPGAGCSVTGAARGPLSRPRRRLPAELPRQLLQQRFKTPEPSRRTPAYPGSGFGSEGSLTAAGDTLEFAGFGGGGGWERSPEHLPPAVTGRGRRGARGGAAFPGRPGPGAGARRRLPCAAPSSPSAKPAPRGPAPPQPRPARPPAATGLGFPLAPGFLRTQDSAPGHVGRRGPGAGRPGDAGGGAGTRSPLGEGVCGDSSAAARADAAARRMVGLGRSGQMAGHPGCQAQGGGDGSARRRRAGAQKSPRRLHGGEMGPIPRSATGQSHRLPLRARISRILFFPPTRMRCLEQQQPSWGHETCLRMMGLKEKDL, via the exons ATGGCCACCTCCCTGGTCTGCGCCTGCTCGCCGCGGATTTGGAGCCTCGATTCCGGTTGCGTCCCACGGCCACTGCTCCCGCTCACCGGCGTCCTCCTCGCGCCTCCGCGGCGTCCCGGCCCACGACTGCGGCTCCGCTGGAGTGCGCCCGAACCCCGCCGCCCCGCGGGCTCTCCTTCCCCCGGCGGCCCCGTTGGCCGCTCCGCCGGGATCTCCCAGCCCGGCGCCGGGTGCAGTGTCACTGGGGCCGCCCGGGGGCCGTTGTCCCGACCCCGGCGCAGACTCCCCGCCGAGCTACCCCGGCAGCTTCTCCAGCAAAGGTTCAAGACCCCTGAGCC CTCTCGGCGCACCCCCGCGTACCCCGGGTCCGGGTTCGGTTCCGAGGGCTCACTCACCGCGGCTGGAGACACGCTGGAGTTtgctgggtttgggggaggaggag GATGGGAGCGGTCTCCCGAGCACCTTCCCCCGGCTGTAACGGGCAGGGGAAGGCGGGGCGCCCGGGGAGGGGCTGCCTTCCCTGGCCGGCCGGGGCCGGGAGCCGGGGCGCGCCGGCGCCTCCCCTGCGCGGCGCCCTCCTCTCCTTCCGCCAAGCCCGCCCCTCGGGGGCCCGCGCCCCCCCAGCCCCGGCCGGCCCGCCCTCCCGCCGCAACTGGGCTCGGCTTTCCCCTGGCTCCGGGCTTCCTGCGAACCCAAGATAGCGCTCCGGGCCACGTGGGCCGCCGCGGGCCCGGCGCAGGCCGGCCGGGAGACGCCGGAGGCGGCGCGGGGACCCGATCGCCGCTCGGTGAGGGAGTCTGCGGAGACAGCTCCGCGGCTGCCCGCGCGGATGCCGCCGCCCGCCGGATGGTGGGGCTCGGGCGGAGCGGCCAGATGGCCGGGCACCCGGGGTGTCAGGCCCAGGGAGGAGGCGACGGCAGCGCGCGGAGAAGACGCGCGGGTGCCCAGAAGAGCCCGCGCCGCCTTCACGGTGGCGAGATGGGGCCGATCCCCCGGTCGGCGACCGGGCAGAGCCACCGACTTCCTCTAAGGGCGAGGATTTCGAG